Proteins found in one Planctomycetaceae bacterium genomic segment:
- a CDS encoding aminotransferase class III-fold pyridoxal phosphate-dependent enzyme — MAVTRGKFVPVKLSLAELLGKDYVQAVAAARSALTGEPAAPLRAAARRRIDFFPVAMQRALAARLADVGRRVSRPCASTAAGASTATFEAVTRTQASPASGWGYYRIGEDGRLYLLSKSEHYHTPLGHSFPGYELGRLAQTLGICQATHNNTRGHITRLLEGELLRAANGAARGGLSEVLNLQTGSLACEAGIKMMLARFYQSQDDSPPAPQRRVPVMIVIGDNEGGRGANYHGTTMFGQMLRGMWPGLERRLDRADVWKVVAVRANNMAELEAAFARYDRGRYKIAGMSLELVLMNYGGLRLTPAFARAAQRLCRRHDAPLMIDEIQTCLWSPRLYMYREYGLKPSLVVIGKGFSGGEYAASRLLIDRSLDRLPQFGALVTNGQEELASLAYLVTMRWAAANAEATAAVGDYYQSRLHELAARYPRLISTVEGSRHLASVYFHDLEIVKRFVATLAGGGLDISVQTYKAACPPGALTKLPLIVDAKVVDLVIARMDAALSSVARASRP, encoded by the coding sequence ATGGCTGTCACGCGCGGAAAATTCGTTCCGGTCAAACTGTCGCTGGCCGAGTTGCTGGGAAAGGATTACGTCCAGGCGGTGGCGGCTGCCCGGTCGGCCCTGACGGGCGAACCGGCGGCGCCGCTGCGGGCGGCGGCGCGGCGCAGGATCGACTTCTTCCCCGTCGCGATGCAGCGGGCCCTGGCGGCCCGCCTGGCCGACGTGGGGCGCCGCGTCTCCAGACCTTGCGCCAGCACTGCCGCCGGGGCCTCGACGGCGACCTTCGAGGCCGTCACGCGAACGCAGGCCTCACCCGCCAGCGGATGGGGGTACTACCGCATCGGCGAGGACGGGCGGTTGTACCTGCTGTCCAAGAGCGAACACTATCACACGCCGCTGGGGCACTCGTTCCCCGGGTACGAGCTGGGGCGGCTGGCCCAGACGCTGGGCATCTGCCAGGCCACCCACAACAACACGCGCGGGCACATCACGCGGCTGCTGGAAGGGGAGTTGCTCCGGGCCGCCAACGGCGCCGCCCGCGGCGGGCTCAGCGAGGTGCTCAACCTCCAGACCGGCTCCCTGGCATGCGAGGCGGGCATCAAGATGATGCTGGCGCGGTTCTACCAGTCTCAGGACGACTCGCCGCCGGCGCCGCAGCGCCGCGTGCCGGTGATGATCGTCATCGGCGACAACGAAGGCGGACGCGGCGCCAACTATCACGGCACGACGATGTTCGGCCAGATGCTGCGCGGGATGTGGCCGGGCCTCGAGCGGCGGCTGGATCGGGCGGACGTCTGGAAGGTCGTCGCCGTGCGGGCCAACAACATGGCCGAACTTGAGGCCGCCTTCGCCAGGTACGACCGCGGGCGGTACAAGATCGCCGGAATGAGCCTCGAACTGGTGCTGATGAATTACGGCGGGCTGCGGTTGACGCCGGCATTTGCCCGAGCGGCCCAGCGTCTTTGCCGCCGTCACGACGCGCCGCTGATGATCGACGAGATCCAGACCTGCCTGTGGAGCCCCAGGCTGTACATGTACCGCGAGTACGGTCTCAAGCCCTCGCTGGTGGTGATCGGCAAGGGCTTTTCCGGCGGTGAATACGCCGCCTCGCGGTTGCTGATCGACAGGAGCCTCGACCGCCTTCCGCAGTTCGGCGCCCTGGTGACCAACGGGCAGGAAGAGCTGGCGTCGCTGGCGTACCTGGTGACGATGCGATGGGCGGCCGCCAACGCCGAGGCGACGGCGGCTGTGGGCGATTATTATCAGTCGCGCCTGCACGAGCTGGCTGCGCGCTATCCGCGGCTGATCTCGACCGTCGAGGGCAGCCGGCACCTGGCGTCGGTCTACTTCCACGATCTGGAGATCGTCAAGCGGTTCGTGGCGACGTTGGCCGGGGGCGGGCTGGATATTTCCGTCCAGACCTACAAGGCCGCCTGCCCGCCCGGAGCGCTGACCAAGCTGCCGCTGATCGTCGACGCCAAGGTCGTCGACCTGGTCATCGCCCGAATGGATGCCGCCCTGAGTTCAGTAGCACGGGCGTCTCGCCCTTGA